In the Syngnathus scovelli strain Florida chromosome 8, RoL_Ssco_1.2, whole genome shotgun sequence genome, one interval contains:
- the caska gene encoding peripheral plasma membrane protein CASK isoform X16, with the protein MRFSDGHQRDNSQVKRGPFSVVRRCINRETGQQFAVKIVDVAQFTSSPGLSTEDLKREASICHMLKHPHIVELLETYSSDGMLFMVFEFMDGADLCFEIVKRADAGFVYSEAVASHYMRQILEALRYCHDNNVIHRDVKPHCVLLASKENSAPVKLGGFGVAIQLGESGLVAGGRVGTPHFMAPEVVKREPYGKPVDVWGCGVILFILLSGCLPFYGTKERLFEAICKGKYKSYNISTQMNPRQWSQISESAKDLVRRMLMLDPAERITVYEALNHPWLKERDRYAYKIHLPETVEQLRKFNARRKLKGAVLAAVSSHKFNSYYGDPPEELHDFSDDPTSSGLLAAERAVSQVLDSLEEIHALTDCSEKDLDFLHSVFQDQHLHTLLDLYDKINTRSSPQIRNPSSDGVQRAKETSSSHQEDGEALKHLEYVLEEIACYPENHDVKELRRILTQPHFMALLQAHDVVAHEVYSDEALRVTPPPTSPYLNGDSPESTNGDVDLENVTRVRLVQFQKNTDEPMGITLKMNDSNNCIVARIMHGGMIHRQGTLHVGDEIREINGISVANQTVEQLQKMLKEMRGSITFKIVPSYRTQGSSCEKESPTTSRQSPANGHSSINSSILDLPSTIQPKGRQIVPRPPIKDKMSVKIYVRAQFEYDPSKDELIPCKEAGIRFRVGDVIQIISKDDHNWWQGKLENTKNGTAGLIPSPELQEWRVACMAMEKTKQEQQASCTWFGKKKKQYKDKYLAKHNAVFDQLDLVTYEEVVKLPAFKRKTLVLLGAHGVGRRHIKNTLITKHPDRFAYPIPHTTRPPKKDEENGKNYYFVSHDQMMQDISNNEYLEYGSHEDAMYGTRLETIRKIHQQGLVAILDVEPQALKVLRTAEFAPYVVFIAAPTITPGIDETPRWCRTLPDESLQRLQKESEILQKTYMHYFDQTIINNEIDDTIGHLEEAVELVCNSSQWVPVSWVY; encoded by the exons GGGTCCCTTCAGTGTGGTGAGAAGATGCATCAACAGAGAGACGGGGCAGCAGTTTGCTGTCAAAATTGTGGATGTTGCTCAGTTCACCTCAAGTCCTGGACTCAGCACGGAGG ACTTGAAGAGGGAGGCCAGCATCTGCCACATGCTCAAACACCCACACATCGTGGAGCTGCTGGAGACCTACAGCTCCGACGGGATGCTCTTCATGGTCTTCGAATT CATGGATGGAGCAGACCTGTGCTTTGAGATCGTCAAGAGGGCAGACGCCGGCTTTGTCTACAGCGAAGCGGTGGCCAG TCACTACATGAGACAGATCCTGGAGGCGCTACGTTACTGCCATGACAACAACGTCATTCACAGAGATGTCAAG CCTCACTGTGTGCTGCTGGCATCTAAGGAGAATTCTGCTCCCGTCAAGTTAGGAGGCTTTGGAGTGGCAATCCAGCTGGGAGAGTCGGGGCTGGTGGCCGGAG GTCGGGTAGGAACACCCCACTTCATGGCACCCGAGGTGGTGAAGAGGGAGCCTTACGGAAAACCTGTGGATGTGTGGGGCTGCGGTGTCATTCTCTTCATCCTCCTGTCAGGGTGTCTGCCCTTCTACGGCACCAAAGAGCGTCTCTTTGAAGCAATCTGCAAAGGGAAATACAAG TCCTACAACATTTCAACACAGATGAACCCGCGGCAGTGGAGTCAAATCTCGGAGAGCGCTAAAGATCTGGTGAGGCGCATGCTGATGCTGGACCCCGCCGAGAGGATCACAGTTTATGAGGCCCTTAACCATCCTTGGCTCAAG GAGAGAGACCGCTATGCCTACAAGATCCACCTGCCAGAGACGGTGGAGCAGCTGAGGAAGTTCAACGCCAGGAGAAAGTTGAAG GGGGCGGTACTAGCGGCAGTGTCCAGTCACAAGTTTAATTCCTACTATGGAGACCCCCCTGAGGAACTCCACGACTTCTCGGACGACCCCACTTCCTCAG GGCTGCTCGCGGCAGAAA GAGCTGTTTCTCAGGTGTTGGATAGTTTAGAGGAGATCCACGCCTTGACTGACTGCAGTGAGAAGGATCTCGACTTCCTGCACAGTGTTTTCCAGGACCAACATTTACACACACTGCTCGAC CTCTACGATAAGATCAACACCAGGTCGTCCCCGCAGATCAGGAACCCGTCCAGTGACGGCGTGCAGAGAGCCAAAGAG ACATCCTCCTCACACCAGGAAGACGGTGAAGCTTTGAAACATCTGGAATAT GTGCTGGAAGAGATCGCCTGCTACCCAGAGAACCACGACGTGAAAGAACTCAGACGGATACTGACGCAGCCGCATTTCATG GCGTTGCTGCAGGCCCACGATGTGGTGGCGCATGAGGTCTACAGCGATGAGGCGCTGAGGGTGACGCCACCGCCCACCTCGCCTTACCTGAATGGCGACTCACCCGAAAGCACCAACGGAGACGTGGACTTGGAGAACGTCACCAGGGTGCGCCTGGTGCAATTCCAGAAGAACACGGACGAGCCCATG GGCATCACACTGAAAATGAACGACTCCAACAACTGCATCGTGGCTCGCATCATGCATGGAGGCATGATCCACAGACAAG GCACGTTGCACGTTGGAGATGAGATCAGGGAGATCAATGGCATCAGCGTGGCCAACCAGACAGTCGAGCAGCTGCAGAAGATGctg aagGAGATGCGAGGCAGCATCACATTTAAAATAGTGCCAAGCTACCGGACACAGGGCTCCTCCTGTGAG AAAGAGTCCCCTACCACGTCCAGGCAATCCCCTGCCAATGGCCACTCCAGCATTAACAGTTCTATCTTG GACCTGCCGTCCACCATCCAGCCCAAAGGTCGACAG ATTGTACCCAGACCTCCAATCAAGGACAAAATGTCTGTCAAG ATCTACGTGCGGGCTCAGTTCGAGTACGACCCCTCCAAGGACGAGCTGATCCCCTGCAAGGAGGCCGGCATTCGCTTCCGCGTCGGCGACGTCATCCAGATCATCTCCAAGGATGACCACAATTGGTGGCAAGGCAAGCTGGAGAACACCAAGAACGGCACGGCCGGCCTCATCCCATCGCCCGAGCTGCAGGAGTG GCGTGTGGCATGCATGGCCATGGAGAAGACCAAGCAGGAGCAACAGGCCAGTTGCACTTGGTTtggcaagaagaagaagcagtaCAAAGACAAGTATTTGGCCAAGCACAACGCAG TGTTTGACCAATTAGATCTGGTCACCTATGAGGAAGTGGTCAAACTGCCCGCCTTCAAGAGGAAAACGCTCGTTTTGTTAG GTGCTCACGGCGTTGGCAGGAGACACATCAAGAACACACTCATCACCAAACACCCCGACAGATTTGCTTATCCCATCCCAC ACACGACAAGACCTCCCAAGAAGGATGAGGAGAACGGCAAGAACTACTACTTTGTGTCGCACGACCAGATGATGCAGGACATCAGCAACAACGAGTACTTGGAGTACGGCAGCCACGAGGACGCCATGTACGGCACGCGCCTTGAGACCATTCGCAAGATCCACCAGCAGGGACTGGTCGCCATCCTGGACGTCGAGCCACAG GCACTGAAAGTGCTTCGCACAGCCGAATTTGCCCCATACGTGGTCTTCATCGCAGCACCAACCATAACGCCGGGCATCGACGAG ACGCCCAGGTGGTGTCGCACGCTTCCA GATGAGTCTTTGCAGCGTCTTCAGAAGGAGTCTGAGATCCTGCAGAAGACGTACATGCACTATTTTGACCAGACCATCATCAACAACGAGATCGACGACACCATCGGCCACCTGGAGGAGGCCGTGGAGCTGGTGTGCAACAGCAGCCAGTGGGTGCCCGTCTCCTGGGTCTACTAA
- the caska gene encoding peripheral plasma membrane protein CASK isoform X22, whose product MADDDILFEDVYELCEVIGKGPFSVVRRCINRETGQQFAVKIVDVAQFTSSPGLSTEDLKREASICHMLKHPHIVELLETYSSDGMLFMVFEFMDGADLCFEIVKRADAGFVYSEAVASHYMRQILEALRYCHDNNVIHRDVKPHCVLLASKENSAPVKLGGFGVAIQLGESGLVAGGRVGTPHFMAPEVVKREPYGKPVDVWGCGVILFILLSGCLPFYGTKERLFEAICKGKYKMNPRQWSQISESAKDLVRRMLMLDPAERITVYEALNHPWLKERDRYAYKIHLPETVEQLRKFNARRKLKGAVLAAVSSHKFNSYYGDPPEELHDFSDDPTSSGLLAAERAVSQVLDSLEEIHALTDCSEKDLDFLHSVFQDQHLHTLLDLYDKINTRSSPQIRNPSSDGVQRAKEVLEEIACYPENHDVKELRRILTQPHFMALLQAHDVVAHEVYSDEALRVTPPPTSPYLNGDSPESTNGDVDLENVTRVRLVQFQKNTDEPMGITLKMNDSNNCIVARIMHGGMIHRQGTLHVGDEIREINGISVANQTVEQLQKMLKEMRGSITFKIVPSYRTQGSSCEKESPTTSRQSPANGHSSINSSILDLPSTIQPKGRQIYVRAQFEYDPSKDELIPCKEAGIRFRVGDVIQIISKDDHNWWQGKLENTKNGTAGLIPSPELQEWRVACMAMEKTKQEQQASCTWFGKKKKQYKDKYLAKHNAVFDQLDLVTYEEVVKLPAFKRKTLVLLGAHGVGRRHIKNTLITKHPDRFAYPIPHTTRPPKKDEENGKNYYFVSHDQMMQDISNNEYLEYGSHEDAMYGTRLETIRKIHQQGLVAILDVEPQALKVLRTAEFAPYVVFIAAPTITPGIDEDESLQRLQKESEILQKTYMHYFDQTIINNEIDDTIGHLEEAVELVCNSSQWVPVSWVY is encoded by the exons GGGTCCCTTCAGTGTGGTGAGAAGATGCATCAACAGAGAGACGGGGCAGCAGTTTGCTGTCAAAATTGTGGATGTTGCTCAGTTCACCTCAAGTCCTGGACTCAGCACGGAGG ACTTGAAGAGGGAGGCCAGCATCTGCCACATGCTCAAACACCCACACATCGTGGAGCTGCTGGAGACCTACAGCTCCGACGGGATGCTCTTCATGGTCTTCGAATT CATGGATGGAGCAGACCTGTGCTTTGAGATCGTCAAGAGGGCAGACGCCGGCTTTGTCTACAGCGAAGCGGTGGCCAG TCACTACATGAGACAGATCCTGGAGGCGCTACGTTACTGCCATGACAACAACGTCATTCACAGAGATGTCAAG CCTCACTGTGTGCTGCTGGCATCTAAGGAGAATTCTGCTCCCGTCAAGTTAGGAGGCTTTGGAGTGGCAATCCAGCTGGGAGAGTCGGGGCTGGTGGCCGGAG GTCGGGTAGGAACACCCCACTTCATGGCACCCGAGGTGGTGAAGAGGGAGCCTTACGGAAAACCTGTGGATGTGTGGGGCTGCGGTGTCATTCTCTTCATCCTCCTGTCAGGGTGTCTGCCCTTCTACGGCACCAAAGAGCGTCTCTTTGAAGCAATCTGCAAAGGGAAATACAAG ATGAACCCGCGGCAGTGGAGTCAAATCTCGGAGAGCGCTAAAGATCTGGTGAGGCGCATGCTGATGCTGGACCCCGCCGAGAGGATCACAGTTTATGAGGCCCTTAACCATCCTTGGCTCAAG GAGAGAGACCGCTATGCCTACAAGATCCACCTGCCAGAGACGGTGGAGCAGCTGAGGAAGTTCAACGCCAGGAGAAAGTTGAAG GGGGCGGTACTAGCGGCAGTGTCCAGTCACAAGTTTAATTCCTACTATGGAGACCCCCCTGAGGAACTCCACGACTTCTCGGACGACCCCACTTCCTCAG GGCTGCTCGCGGCAGAAA GAGCTGTTTCTCAGGTGTTGGATAGTTTAGAGGAGATCCACGCCTTGACTGACTGCAGTGAGAAGGATCTCGACTTCCTGCACAGTGTTTTCCAGGACCAACATTTACACACACTGCTCGAC CTCTACGATAAGATCAACACCAGGTCGTCCCCGCAGATCAGGAACCCGTCCAGTGACGGCGTGCAGAGAGCCAAAGAG GTGCTGGAAGAGATCGCCTGCTACCCAGAGAACCACGACGTGAAAGAACTCAGACGGATACTGACGCAGCCGCATTTCATG GCGTTGCTGCAGGCCCACGATGTGGTGGCGCATGAGGTCTACAGCGATGAGGCGCTGAGGGTGACGCCACCGCCCACCTCGCCTTACCTGAATGGCGACTCACCCGAAAGCACCAACGGAGACGTGGACTTGGAGAACGTCACCAGGGTGCGCCTGGTGCAATTCCAGAAGAACACGGACGAGCCCATG GGCATCACACTGAAAATGAACGACTCCAACAACTGCATCGTGGCTCGCATCATGCATGGAGGCATGATCCACAGACAAG GCACGTTGCACGTTGGAGATGAGATCAGGGAGATCAATGGCATCAGCGTGGCCAACCAGACAGTCGAGCAGCTGCAGAAGATGctg aagGAGATGCGAGGCAGCATCACATTTAAAATAGTGCCAAGCTACCGGACACAGGGCTCCTCCTGTGAG AAAGAGTCCCCTACCACGTCCAGGCAATCCCCTGCCAATGGCCACTCCAGCATTAACAGTTCTATCTTG GACCTGCCGTCCACCATCCAGCCCAAAGGTCGACAG ATCTACGTGCGGGCTCAGTTCGAGTACGACCCCTCCAAGGACGAGCTGATCCCCTGCAAGGAGGCCGGCATTCGCTTCCGCGTCGGCGACGTCATCCAGATCATCTCCAAGGATGACCACAATTGGTGGCAAGGCAAGCTGGAGAACACCAAGAACGGCACGGCCGGCCTCATCCCATCGCCCGAGCTGCAGGAGTG GCGTGTGGCATGCATGGCCATGGAGAAGACCAAGCAGGAGCAACAGGCCAGTTGCACTTGGTTtggcaagaagaagaagcagtaCAAAGACAAGTATTTGGCCAAGCACAACGCAG TGTTTGACCAATTAGATCTGGTCACCTATGAGGAAGTGGTCAAACTGCCCGCCTTCAAGAGGAAAACGCTCGTTTTGTTAG GTGCTCACGGCGTTGGCAGGAGACACATCAAGAACACACTCATCACCAAACACCCCGACAGATTTGCTTATCCCATCCCAC ACACGACAAGACCTCCCAAGAAGGATGAGGAGAACGGCAAGAACTACTACTTTGTGTCGCACGACCAGATGATGCAGGACATCAGCAACAACGAGTACTTGGAGTACGGCAGCCACGAGGACGCCATGTACGGCACGCGCCTTGAGACCATTCGCAAGATCCACCAGCAGGGACTGGTCGCCATCCTGGACGTCGAGCCACAG GCACTGAAAGTGCTTCGCACAGCCGAATTTGCCCCATACGTGGTCTTCATCGCAGCACCAACCATAACGCCGGGCATCGACGAG GATGAGTCTTTGCAGCGTCTTCAGAAGGAGTCTGAGATCCTGCAGAAGACGTACATGCACTATTTTGACCAGACCATCATCAACAACGAGATCGACGACACCATCGGCCACCTGGAGGAGGCCGTGGAGCTGGTGTGCAACAGCAGCCAGTGGGTGCCCGTCTCCTGGGTCTACTAA
- the caska gene encoding peripheral plasma membrane protein CASK isoform X6, with protein MDISGIIARGPFSVVRRCINRETGQQFAVKIVDVAQFTSSPGLSTEDLKREASICHMLKHPHIVELLETYSSDGMLFMVFEFMDGADLCFEIVKRADAGFVYSEAVASHYMRQILEALRYCHDNNVIHRDVKPHCVLLASKENSAPVKLGGFGVAIQLGESGLVAGGRVGTPHFMAPEVVKREPYGKPVDVWGCGVILFILLSGCLPFYGTKERLFEAICKGKYKSYNISTQMNPRQWSQISESAKDLVRRMLMLDPAERITVYEALNHPWLKERDRYAYKIHLPETVEQLRKFNARRKLKGAVLAAVSSHKFNSYYGDPPEELHDFSDDPTSSGLLAAERAVSQVLDSLEEIHALTDCSEKDLDFLHSVFQDQHLHTLLDLYDKINTRSSPQIRNPSSDGVQRAKETSSSHQEDGEALKHLEYVLEEIACYPENHDVKELRRILTQPHFMALLQAHDVVAHEVYSDEALRVTPPPTSPYLNGDSPESTNGDVDLENVTRVRLVQFQKNTDEPMGITLKMNDSNNCIVARIMHGGMIHRQGTLHVGDEIREINGISVANQTVEQLQKMLKEMRGSITFKIVPSYRTQGSSCEKESPTTSRQSPANGHSSINSSILDLPSTIQPKGRQIYVRAQFEYDPSKDELIPCKEAGIRFRVGDVIQIISKDDHNWWQGKLENTKNGTAGLIPSPELQEWRVACMAMEKTKQEQQASCTWFGKKKKQYKDKYLAKHNAVFDQLDLVTYEEVVKLPAFKRKTLVLLGAHGVGRRHIKNTLITKHPDRFAYPIPHTTRPPKKDEENGKNYYFVSHDQMMQDISNNEYLEYGSHEDAMYGTRLETIRKIHQQGLVAILDVEPQALKVLRTAEFAPYVVFIAAPTITPGIDETPRWCRTLPDESLQRLQKESEILQKTYMHYFDQTIINNEIDDTIGHLEEAVELVCNSSQWVPVSWVY; from the exons GGGTCCCTTCAGTGTGGTGAGAAGATGCATCAACAGAGAGACGGGGCAGCAGTTTGCTGTCAAAATTGTGGATGTTGCTCAGTTCACCTCAAGTCCTGGACTCAGCACGGAGG ACTTGAAGAGGGAGGCCAGCATCTGCCACATGCTCAAACACCCACACATCGTGGAGCTGCTGGAGACCTACAGCTCCGACGGGATGCTCTTCATGGTCTTCGAATT CATGGATGGAGCAGACCTGTGCTTTGAGATCGTCAAGAGGGCAGACGCCGGCTTTGTCTACAGCGAAGCGGTGGCCAG TCACTACATGAGACAGATCCTGGAGGCGCTACGTTACTGCCATGACAACAACGTCATTCACAGAGATGTCAAG CCTCACTGTGTGCTGCTGGCATCTAAGGAGAATTCTGCTCCCGTCAAGTTAGGAGGCTTTGGAGTGGCAATCCAGCTGGGAGAGTCGGGGCTGGTGGCCGGAG GTCGGGTAGGAACACCCCACTTCATGGCACCCGAGGTGGTGAAGAGGGAGCCTTACGGAAAACCTGTGGATGTGTGGGGCTGCGGTGTCATTCTCTTCATCCTCCTGTCAGGGTGTCTGCCCTTCTACGGCACCAAAGAGCGTCTCTTTGAAGCAATCTGCAAAGGGAAATACAAG TCCTACAACATTTCAACACAGATGAACCCGCGGCAGTGGAGTCAAATCTCGGAGAGCGCTAAAGATCTGGTGAGGCGCATGCTGATGCTGGACCCCGCCGAGAGGATCACAGTTTATGAGGCCCTTAACCATCCTTGGCTCAAG GAGAGAGACCGCTATGCCTACAAGATCCACCTGCCAGAGACGGTGGAGCAGCTGAGGAAGTTCAACGCCAGGAGAAAGTTGAAG GGGGCGGTACTAGCGGCAGTGTCCAGTCACAAGTTTAATTCCTACTATGGAGACCCCCCTGAGGAACTCCACGACTTCTCGGACGACCCCACTTCCTCAG GGCTGCTCGCGGCAGAAA GAGCTGTTTCTCAGGTGTTGGATAGTTTAGAGGAGATCCACGCCTTGACTGACTGCAGTGAGAAGGATCTCGACTTCCTGCACAGTGTTTTCCAGGACCAACATTTACACACACTGCTCGAC CTCTACGATAAGATCAACACCAGGTCGTCCCCGCAGATCAGGAACCCGTCCAGTGACGGCGTGCAGAGAGCCAAAGAG ACATCCTCCTCACACCAGGAAGACGGTGAAGCTTTGAAACATCTGGAATAT GTGCTGGAAGAGATCGCCTGCTACCCAGAGAACCACGACGTGAAAGAACTCAGACGGATACTGACGCAGCCGCATTTCATG GCGTTGCTGCAGGCCCACGATGTGGTGGCGCATGAGGTCTACAGCGATGAGGCGCTGAGGGTGACGCCACCGCCCACCTCGCCTTACCTGAATGGCGACTCACCCGAAAGCACCAACGGAGACGTGGACTTGGAGAACGTCACCAGGGTGCGCCTGGTGCAATTCCAGAAGAACACGGACGAGCCCATG GGCATCACACTGAAAATGAACGACTCCAACAACTGCATCGTGGCTCGCATCATGCATGGAGGCATGATCCACAGACAAG GCACGTTGCACGTTGGAGATGAGATCAGGGAGATCAATGGCATCAGCGTGGCCAACCAGACAGTCGAGCAGCTGCAGAAGATGctg aagGAGATGCGAGGCAGCATCACATTTAAAATAGTGCCAAGCTACCGGACACAGGGCTCCTCCTGTGAG AAAGAGTCCCCTACCACGTCCAGGCAATCCCCTGCCAATGGCCACTCCAGCATTAACAGTTCTATCTTG GACCTGCCGTCCACCATCCAGCCCAAAGGTCGACAG ATCTACGTGCGGGCTCAGTTCGAGTACGACCCCTCCAAGGACGAGCTGATCCCCTGCAAGGAGGCCGGCATTCGCTTCCGCGTCGGCGACGTCATCCAGATCATCTCCAAGGATGACCACAATTGGTGGCAAGGCAAGCTGGAGAACACCAAGAACGGCACGGCCGGCCTCATCCCATCGCCCGAGCTGCAGGAGTG GCGTGTGGCATGCATGGCCATGGAGAAGACCAAGCAGGAGCAACAGGCCAGTTGCACTTGGTTtggcaagaagaagaagcagtaCAAAGACAAGTATTTGGCCAAGCACAACGCAG TGTTTGACCAATTAGATCTGGTCACCTATGAGGAAGTGGTCAAACTGCCCGCCTTCAAGAGGAAAACGCTCGTTTTGTTAG GTGCTCACGGCGTTGGCAGGAGACACATCAAGAACACACTCATCACCAAACACCCCGACAGATTTGCTTATCCCATCCCAC ACACGACAAGACCTCCCAAGAAGGATGAGGAGAACGGCAAGAACTACTACTTTGTGTCGCACGACCAGATGATGCAGGACATCAGCAACAACGAGTACTTGGAGTACGGCAGCCACGAGGACGCCATGTACGGCACGCGCCTTGAGACCATTCGCAAGATCCACCAGCAGGGACTGGTCGCCATCCTGGACGTCGAGCCACAG GCACTGAAAGTGCTTCGCACAGCCGAATTTGCCCCATACGTGGTCTTCATCGCAGCACCAACCATAACGCCGGGCATCGACGAG ACGCCCAGGTGGTGTCGCACGCTTCCA GATGAGTCTTTGCAGCGTCTTCAGAAGGAGTCTGAGATCCTGCAGAAGACGTACATGCACTATTTTGACCAGACCATCATCAACAACGAGATCGACGACACCATCGGCCACCTGGAGGAGGCCGTGGAGCTGGTGTGCAACAGCAGCCAGTGGGTGCCCGTCTCCTGGGTCTACTAA